AGGCGCCCTCCCCCGCCCTTCTCGTCCTAAGTAAGGTCCGGATTCGTGGGGGGGCCGGACCTAAAAAGGGCCTCACGCTGCCTGGATTTCCAGAAGTTCGGCCCGCCGCGCCTCGACGGCCCGCACGATCCGTTCGGCGTCCCTACCCACCCCGTGAATCATCTCGGACGATACCGAGTGGAGGAACAGGAGACCGGCGAAATAAAGGCCGGCCCGGCCGGGAACGATGCCGCTCTCGTGCACCGGGTGCTCGCCGTCGAGCACGTGTAGATTGATCCATTCAGGGAATCCGGGACCGAAGCCCGTGCACCAGATAACGTTTCTCACATCGAGCGTGCGTCCGTCCTCGAGTTGAGGAAGACCGTCGTGGGCGCCCTGGGTTCGCGGCACGCGCGTGACCCCCGCGGCGGCCAACTCCTTCGGTCGCGTGCGGACGAGCGGCCCGCCCTTGGACACGAACGCCGGCCGAGCCTTTCGCCCGATGGGGTTACTCACGGACAGCACCCGGTGGAAGAGGACGCGCAGCACGAGTCGAACGAGGAGGAGCCGGCCTACCCGTCCCTCGATACGGAAGGGGATGTGACCAACTTTCCGCCCCGAGATCCACACCCGGTGCTCCTTGGACACATCCAGGGCGATCTCGGCGCCTGAGTTCCCAGCGCCCACGATGAGTACGTCGCCGCTTTGGAGCTGCGCGGGTTTCCGGTAATCGATGGAGTGGAGTTGCGTGATGCCGGGGTCGAGGGCTTGAGCGAAGGCCGGCACCCTCGGCTTCTGGAAGTCCGACATGGCGACCACCACCTGATCGGCTTCCAGACGCCGGCCCTCGGCCTGGACGATGAAGCGGCCTCCTGCGTGGGACAACCGGCTCACCCGGGTACCGCTGCGAACGGGTAGGTCGAAACGCGCGGCATAGGCCTCGAGATAGTCGGCCATCTCGTCCTTCGAGGGGAAGTGGTGCCGGTCGCCC
The Gemmatimonadota bacterium DNA segment above includes these coding regions:
- a CDS encoding NAD(P)/FAD-dependent oxidoreductase; protein product: MLTGAEHVETIVIGGGQAGLSVGYHLKRRGLPFLILDANDRIGHAWRTRWDSLRLFTPARFSGLDGMPFPGDRHHFPSKDEMADYLEAYAARFDLPVRSGTRVSRLSHAGGRFIVQAEGRRLEADQVVVAMSDFQKPRVPAFAQALDPGITQLHSIDYRKPAQLQSGDVLIVGAGNSGAEIALDVSKEHRVWISGRKVGHIPFRIEGRVGRLLLVRLVLRVLFHRVLSVSNPIGRKARPAFVSKGGPLVRTRPKELAAAGVTRVPRTQGAHDGLPQLEDGRTLDVRNVIWCTGFGPGFPEWINLHVLDGEHPVHESGIVPGRAGLYFAGLLFLHSVSSEMIHGVGRDAERIVRAVEARRAELLEIQAA